Within the Platichthys flesus chromosome 8, fPlaFle2.1, whole genome shotgun sequence genome, the region ACGGAAAGAATCCCCCAGTGTCATTGTGCCGAACGAGTTCCAGGTCAGATCCAACAACAGGAGATTTCCTGTGTGCAGGAGGTACTGCTGAACCGACAGGTTCCTCAGCCTGTTGTGGGACAGGTCCAGATCCTCCAGGAGTGGAGTGTCGAGGAACGTCCCTGGATCTATCCCCTCCAGACTGTTCCACGACACATTCAGGCGCCTCAGGAGAGTGGTGTTTTTAAAGTCTCCTTGGTGAAGTTGCCGTATGTGGTTGTGTGACAGATCTAAAAACTCAACCCCCGGTGGCAGGTCCCTGGGGACAGAGGGGAGGTTCTGGGACGAGCGGTCCACGCTGCTGTCAGGTGATGTGGCGAGTGAGGTGAGCTGCTGGAGTCCCGCCAACATGAGTGCCGCCCAGAGGGCCTCAGTCATCGGCCTCATTATTTCCCTGGACAACAGTTAGGAGATAAATCAGTGTTATCGTTGATCATCTCACAGACTTTATgtgaaattattgttttttcttccctcaTGTGACCTGCGGCATCTTCTGCTTGGACATAAAAAGGAAGTCTTTTCTTTGAGAATAAACTGTCAGTGATAAATTTAGAATTATGCTCTTCCCCCTCTGAAACACATATCACAAATGTAAGTTTCCCTTGTGGGCCAtgggttttattttataaagatTCATCAATAAATTCCTGTTTGAATTGGAGGGATCAGCATTGTTTTTGATAACTGAATCCaacttatatttatatcatatatatatatttattatatatttggaTATTATTGCTCCCCTAGAGAAAAGCTATTTCATATACAAATTGATAATTTAAGAGAAACGAACATTTCTATCAATAGCTTCCATGTCATGTGACCCACTGACTCCAAACTAGTGCAAAAATAGTATTGCTACCCTAGACAAACAGAACACAACTAATTTGCTTTTTAGATTTTATTCCTTCTGATATTTcacaaaatcatattttctttcCAATAGCTTCTATGTCATGTGAACCACTAACTGTAATCTAATACTGAATTATATTATTACCCAGGACATAGTGTTTTTATCTACTTGATATGGAAACTAAGTAAGCAATGTTATTTGGTGTAAAAGTTATTTTACTATGGCTCTGTTCTGTCAAAGGAAGaattgttgctgtttttaaatatgaccaacaggGAGCAGCACTGCGTTTATCACTATTGTGGCCCCTTGCTCAAGAGGTTTCAAACGCTTCCCACAAATTGGTGTAATAACAGTTTGAACcattatgatttaaaaacctcaacCTGTCGTCTGCATGTGGGCTTTTTAAGACTCTGCTATATATTACAAGAGGACAGGTCAGTTTTAAGAGACTATACGCTGGtaaaattcaaatgtatttatctattgttgttattattattaataataataaaatcataaaaactatatttacaaCAGTTTAATACAGAGAAAAACCAAAAGGGCACTAACCTGTACTGAGTTCAGATGGATTTTTCGGCCGTGTTTATAGTTTGTCGAGAGTGTAATTAGTCGCTATAGTTTCAGCAGGTGCAAATCTGTGCTAATGTTTTCAAGTCCAGAGAAATGTCAGTTGCAGAGGTTCAAAATCAAAAAgggtggaaaataaaaactgagtAAAAAGACCAACTGCAGGGGGGGGAAGTGCATCTGCTCTTCGCGCTCTGCTGCTGTTACAGTGCATATCAACGCTGAGGGTgacagacacagaaatgaaaGCAGTTCTCAGACCAATCACAGATTTCACTCTCCTACATCCTCTATTTACTTCCCCTAAATCTGCCCTCAGAGAAAGGATCTACCGTTCTCGTGATGAGATACACGTTTATTGTaaaggttgtaattacttgagcattgtaagaagagagcctgagactcaagcatttcactgccatcgactgcttaatgttattgttgtgcatttgacaataaaaatcttgaatcttgaatcttgaacgAGATTATATCATCACGTGCAGAAAGTTAGATGATCATCTCCGGTTCCTATGCTGGGAAGGGATACGGAAGTTTTAAGAATTCATGTAATTAAATCTGAATAACCTGACAAATGGAGTAATCTCACTTTAATGCCTTTTATGAAACAATGTATATATCCTGATGCAAACATACTATTATCCAGTCACAAAGCTGCTCAGTTTATCTGGATCATATTCTCTGAACCACAGTGACCACACTGAGGTCAGTCTGGGTGGGAAATGACTTTGTCCTAACACAACAGATTTATCCTAGTGATGCCTCATCTCAGAGCGTAACCTGGGTAACTATGCTGTTTACTCTGGACAGCTGTACACACTGCCCTGATGAACGAGCACGGGGGCTTTTTGATGCAGTTTTCAAGTGACCGGGAGGCTTAATCACAGAGTGTGTACAGAAAGATGTACACGCACACTTCCCATCAATGTTTCTAGTCTGGTCCCTCTGATTTTTCCTTGGTCCAGTTACTCACATAAGTGGAGCTAAATTGAATAAGGTCATATGAGCTGGCGTGACTGTTCTCACCTGGCGAAGTTTGATCAAATCTGGGAAGAACCGTGTGGACATGCGTCCCTGCTCCAGGCCATAAGACACAAAGACAATAGCCCGTGTGCAcgtctgtattttattttatcaggcTGCTCATGTTTATATTGTTATCCCCATCATGGAGGTTGTGTTCTGATCTGCGTTTGACTGTCTGTAAGTTAGCAGGATTGCACAAAACCTACAGGGTGGGGTGGTGGACGGATGTGTTGTAAGTCAGGAAAGAGCCAATTAAATCTCTGTGCGGATCCATTTttcaacattcaacattcaATTATTGGTTGATTTCccctcagagaataattcaatGATCTCGAtggaaagagacacacacatttaggagactgatatttaccAGTGAGTgcaaatttggtgcagatccacataCAAAAATaaggatctagtgaatttaaatgtgctttcataTGGGGACTGTATCTAATCCATCTGGAGTGTGAACTTGTATTGGAAATGTGAGCcggaaaaaaaatctgtatgtgtttgtgggaCCGAAATGTGAACTATAGGGCTACGATCAGAGTACAAGGTAATTATTGACTGACGAGCCTTCTTTGCAGCAATCAGCAGCATGTTTacagtgcatgtgtctgtgtgtgtgtcttcacaaGTGTCATTGCTCTCCTTAAacattctttttgttttgatgataCAATCGAGGGATGcctgagttttttgtttttttattagaagTGAAAAATAATTCACCTGAAACCCGCCCAGAAGTGTAGTAAtaagagcttgtgtgtgtgatgttagtCTGCCGCTGTATGTGTGAACATGATGTGGTCGGGAGGGGCTGAGGGAGCGATAAGGAAGTGTGACCAGGTTGTCAGATGGACACTGCAGCACCTCAGAGCCTCATTTGTCCCTCTCTCATGGCTGTGAtccttcctctcccttccttcGACCACATTATGGATCTTCTGTCAATCACGGGAGGTGTTTTGAACAGAGCAGCTGCTCTGGCTGACGCCAGTTATCTCCTTCAAGTGGAACTCTGAAACAAGGTGGACTCCCTCAGCATGCTGAACCATCCAGCTCCTCACACACTCCAGTGGCTCTCGCTGTGCACCCTGCTGTCGGCGTGTTGCTGGAACAAGGTCGCCTGTTCACCTGGGGAGGGCAGGGAGATTTGGCAGCAGCCCAAGCCAGACCCCATCGAAGCCCAGTCTTTCCTTCATGACACCTTCCCCTCAGGATTCCTCTGGGGCTCAGGGACGTCTGCCTTCCAGACAGAAGGAGCCTGGGACCAGGAGGGGAAGGGAGCGTCCATATGGGACCATTTCACCCACTCCTCTGTCACTGGTGATTTGGGCACCGAGGCTCCTGGAGTAGCCAGCGATGGCTATGCTCACTGGGAAGAAGATGTCAAGGCTCTGGAGTTGCTGGGTGTGAGATCatactccttctctctctcatggCCCAGGTTGTTTCCTGATGGGAACGCCAGGAGCCAGCCCAACAGGGCTGCTGTGGAGCATTACAGCCACCTCATAGAGAGGCTACTGGAGAAGAAAATCGAGCCCATCGTCACTCTGCATCACTGGGACCTGCCACAGGCCCTGCAGGAGCGATATGGAGGCTGGAAGAATGACACACTGGTGGGACTGTTCGAGGAGTATGCTGCCTTTTGTTTCCACACATTTGGGGGTCGTGTTAGATACTGGCTCACGATGCATAACCCGTACCTGGTGGCTGTGCAGGGGTACGGGACAGGTTTGCACGCCCCTGGAGAGACAGGGGGTCCCTCTGCTTCTCTTATCGTGGCCCACAACCTGATCAGGGTAAGTTAGACTGGAGCCTGTTCTGCTGCTGGGCTGTATAAGAAAATATTTATCTCATAGTGAAGGCCGTCTGTAAACTTTGAACTTGTGCAACTTTTATCAGTTTATGACATTGAATATTTGCATCGTCCAAATGATTTTGAGGTCATAAAGCAGTGCTTTAAACACAGACGAGACCCTTGCTCTCATATTTTGTTCAAGCAATCAAGTTAAATCAATAAGGACACATTTTATTGCATTGCAACATACACAGATGCAAAGCTTACCTCTAATACAACTTTTAAAAGATCAGCTGGTATCAGCATATTTCGTTTCAACAGGCTTGTGATCGGTAAACAGGAAAGATTCATTGGTGTCAAAGTCCACCACATCAGCACTTCTGTGCTGGAGAGAAGCAGCATGTGACAGGAAGTCATGGAGATATGCTTCATTAATAATCACTTATGAGTGTGCAGTCGAGTGttgagcacaagcagaaaaCAATTCTGAGTCTAAtagatttgttttcataattactcCAACGAGGAAGTCATGACTCTGTTCCCACTTGTTGGTTGCAGCTGTTGGTTTACATATACATCTAATGAATGAGGGTAAAAGTTGGGTCAGTTCATGGAAGAGGAATAAATAATTTGCtccaaatgctttttttttccttattgaTTCAATTTAGAAGTTTGACGATTGTGCAGCCTTTGATACAAGcatgcacttaaaaaaaaattttttaaaTCCCTGTCCTGTCAATAAGTGCAAAATGCCCCCAAAAACATCTTTAAGAAATGACCAAAAGCCATGACAGTGATCCAGCATGAACAACACCAggaccctgaaactgaagcaaTAAATAATTCAACCTCCAGCTTTTTATTTGATCTACACCTGTGCTTTCTTACTGATACATGCAATGTTGTCAATGAAAATCTACAATTATATAATGGTAATtttgtttcagatttttgtGCAGTGCATCATAACATGTCTTGTATGATTTTCAGGCACATGCCAAAGCATGGCACACCTACAACACCCACTTTCGCCCTACTCAGAGGGGTAAAGTATCCATTGTTCTAGGATCCCACTGGATCGAACCTCAGAGTGGCCAGGCCACAGCCGGCAATGTTGAGCTGTGCCAGGAGTCAATGGAGGCTGTGCTTGGCTGGTTCTCCAACCCAATCTTTGGAGACGGGGACTATCCGGTGTCTTTCAGATCCAAGCATGGGGCTCTCCTGCCCAAGTTCACCCCTGAGGAGAAGCAGTGGGTGCAGAAAACAGCCGACTTCTTCGCTCTGTCTTTCGGGCCTTACAACCTTCGTCTGGGTAGGACCCTGATCCAGTATGGGCAGACTGTGTCCCCAGACCTGAGGCGCATGTTGAGCTGGATAAAGCTGGAGTATGGGGACCCGAGTGTGCTGGTGGCTGAGGGAGGCTGGTTCTCTGAAGCAGGGTTGGGAAGGGAGGACACAGTGTCCATTTATCTGATGAAGAGTTTTATCAACCAGGTCCTGCAAGGTAAGCGAAGAACTGGAAAGATCCAAATAATGTAATCAAATCATATATGTTAAATCCATTTGTCTCTATTATTactgtcttttcttttacagCGATTAAGTTGGATGGAGTGCAGGTGTTTGGCTACGTCGCCTGGTCATTGGTGGATGGATTTGAGTGGAATTATGGCTACACTGTCAGACGAGGCCTTTTCTACATTGACTTCAGCCAATCAAACCCAACCAGGACCCCCAAGACGTCTGCTCTGTACTACAGACGTGTTGTCGCTGACAACGGCTTCCTCAAAGCTGAAACCTCCAGTGAGGTCAAGGGGTGTTTCCCATGTGACTTTCACTGGGGTATTTCTGACTCCACTTTACAGGTGAGAGGACAAGAGGGGGATTTTGCTGAAGAAAATGCTTAATACTGGTTCTTACCACTCTGACCTTGTCTTTTATGTTGTGGCAGGTCCACTTCTACCCTTTCTCACCACAGTTTACTGACCCACATCTATACAGCTGGAATGTGACGGGAGACGGATCATTACGTCCCGTCCCAGGGGTGAAGCTCCCCATTAGACCAGCCCAGTGCACTGACTATTTGGCGATTCGTGGTCATCTTCGCTTGTTCGCATCCACTGGGGCAACACACTACCGCTTCGCCCTAAACTGGTCTCTGATTTTACCCCATGGTGACCTCTCTGAGGTGAACTCCGAGGCATTGAGGTAAATGATAAACACATGCACGTCAACATGACCTGTCACAGCTTCAGTCATCCCAACATCCAGCGCCAATTTGGATTAAAGACGAGCCCCAATGTCTTTATCCGAGTCAATTCCTAATTCTAAATTTTGTTTCCCCTTTGTTATTACATCTGAAAGGTATTACCGCTGTGTCCTGACCGAGCTCAAGAAGCTAAACCTCGAGGCAGTCGTGATCCTCTACTACCCCACCCACAGAGCTCCAAATCTTGGTTTGCCATTTCCAATCCATGCCTCTGGGGGCTGGCTCAACCACAGCACAGTAGAAGCTTTTCAGGAATATGCCGCTCTTTGCTACGAGCAGCTGGGGTCCTGGGTTGGATACTGGATCACCATCAATGAGCCTAACAGACTCGTAGATGTTTATTCTGATGGGAAAGAAAAGCATCAAGCAGCTCATAATCTTCTTCTGGCTCATGCGAAAGCGTGGAGGTTATATGATAAGGGACaatacagagagcagagaggaatgGTATCACTTGCACTGCATGCGGACTGGGCTGAGCCGGCCAACCCCTTCCTTGACTCGCATacggcagcagcacagagattCCTCTTGTTTGAACTCGGTCGCTTTTTAGACCCGCTACTGGGAACAAGATATGAGGAGAAGCATAGCGAGGGGGGGTACCCACAAGAAATGAAGGCATACCTGGAGGAGAGAGTTCGGGTGATGGGCCTTCCTGAATCTCCTCTACCTAGTTTTACTGACacggagaaggaggagctgagaggggCTTTGAATTTTATAGCACTGAACCATTTTACCACCCGGTTGGTGTCTCCTTATCCTCACGCACAGGCTGGTTCTCAGCAGAAGAAACAACCCCCTGATCATGACTGTCTGACCCTCTCTGATCCCACCTGGCCTTCATCCAGTCTGGGGCAGGCTCTCGTACCCTGGGGCCTGAGAAGTATCCTGAACTGGGTGAGCCACAGATATGGAGGCGCTCTACCCATTATTGTGACAGCCAGCGGGGTCGATGATCAGGCTCCCTTAGAGGACAAACTCAGGCAGCACTACCTCAGGAGTTACCTGCAAGAGGCTCTGAAAGGTGGGACATGGATTTAATCTCGACCCGTCTTCATATATATCATGTTGTTGCTGTCAGATCCAAAATGTGTAGTGAAATCATGTATCGGTAGGAACTAGAATGGctctcagtagagcacaaaGCCCAACAGTTTCCCTTACATTCAGTCCAGCTGCACCAAAGTACACAccctcatagatatcagttccctgaatGTAAGAATTATTCTCAACAAACAAAGGGATAgacaaaaaacataacctccttggtgcagggaacaaaatggagatctgCAGTATTGAGGAGGTTGAGACATAGATACAGCTCCACGGCCATTAGGGATTTTATGGCCACATTGCTTTATACTATAAAACTAAATGAGGAACCATGCATATCATAAAAACATTGAAGAAGGCAGAGAAACACTGTACAGCTGCAATGAATATCAGGGTTGACTTAATACTTTGCCCTTTATGGCTCTCTTGCACATATGTGTCTTTATAGGTTAACCGTTGTGTATCTGATTTGGAACAACATATTTAGGTTATTCATTGAAAGGGAGGAGAAAGTCGAGGAATGATTTTAATCCTGATTGTCTTCTCTGCAGCTCAACAGTTAGATGGGGTCAACCTGCAGGGCTTCTACATGTGGAAACTGCAAGATCGACACGTCCCACAGTTCGGCCTTTTCACTTCGACCAATCACCAGTCCAAAGCCAAGGCCTCTGTCGCCGTCTACAGAGAAATCATCACCCACAGCGGTTTCCCAGAGGACGACACTGCTCTGACCTGCAGGTTCAGCGAGCTGCACGAACggtgctctgtgtgtgcatggatgCTCAAGAACAAAACCATGTTGGTTTTCGGAGGCTGCCTCCTGATAACAGCTGTGATGATGGCAGCGCTCATCATCTCAGTCATCGTCGCCAAGAGAAACCAAGCAAGGGGTGAagggaggaggacggacaggatgcacaggaggaggaggagagggaaaagagtTCCTGTATTCTCATGTCCGCCTGTCGTTAAGTGCAAACGGTAGAAAAGGTTGACTCTGTACAAACTGTGCAACTCACTGACAAAGTAGACCTAGGATCTGTTATTGTGCCTGCTCCATATATTAAAAGACCATGGGATGGTAACAACCATATGTTAAACTTATTCAAAACTTGATTATTTGAGCTCTGTAGTTCACAGTTAAGAATTACTTTTCATAAATATTGACCCTATTTTTTGACCTTCACTCGGTGGATGTCAATGCCTATGTCAATGATTCtaatattgtaatattgtaaaaaaGTTAGTCAGAGAAGACTGTATTGTATATATCAGACTTAATGTGACCTTAATATAGTATTTTACATCATAAAATATAAGTTTAGCTAAGATTGTATAGTGGATTGTATTAATTTGGTAAGAAAGATAACATGGTGTCCACTTCATTCAAACGGGAGGAGTGATGTGGGCTCCAGCAAACAGGTAAACAGTGTATATTTCCATGGTACAATGATGCCTCCTAGTGTTgctttttttcagcttttcacTGTAAAATGCATGTCTCTCTTTTCTAAACAGACGGAGAAGAATACATAAAGTACATGAAATGCTCTTTTCAGAGAGGAAGCATCATTGCCAGAGAAGTTGGTGATCCATT harbors:
- the klb gene encoding beta-klotho, translated to MLNHPAPHTLQWLSLCTLLSACCWNKVACSPGEGREIWQQPKPDPIEAQSFLHDTFPSGFLWGSGTSAFQTEGAWDQEGKGASIWDHFTHSSVTGDLGTEAPGVASDGYAHWEEDVKALELLGVRSYSFSLSWPRLFPDGNARSQPNRAAVEHYSHLIERLLEKKIEPIVTLHHWDLPQALQERYGGWKNDTLVGLFEEYAAFCFHTFGGRVRYWLTMHNPYLVAVQGYGTGLHAPGETGGPSASLIVAHNLIRAHAKAWHTYNTHFRPTQRGKVSIVLGSHWIEPQSGQATAGNVELCQESMEAVLGWFSNPIFGDGDYPVSFRSKHGALLPKFTPEEKQWVQKTADFFALSFGPYNLRLGRTLIQYGQTVSPDLRRMLSWIKLEYGDPSVLVAEGGWFSEAGLGREDTVSIYLMKSFINQVLQAIKLDGVQVFGYVAWSLVDGFEWNYGYTVRRGLFYIDFSQSNPTRTPKTSALYYRRVVADNGFLKAETSSEVKGCFPCDFHWGISDSTLQVHFYPFSPQFTDPHLYSWNVTGDGSLRPVPGVKLPIRPAQCTDYLAIRGHLRLFASTGATHYRFALNWSLILPHGDLSEVNSEALRYYRCVLTELKKLNLEAVVILYYPTHRAPNLGLPFPIHASGGWLNHSTVEAFQEYAALCYEQLGSWVGYWITINEPNRLVDVYSDGKEKHQAAHNLLLAHAKAWRLYDKGQYREQRGMVSLALHADWAEPANPFLDSHTAAAQRFLLFELGRFLDPLLGTRYEEKHSEGGYPQEMKAYLEERVRVMGLPESPLPSFTDTEKEELRGALNFIALNHFTTRLVSPYPHAQAGSQQKKQPPDHDCLTLSDPTWPSSSLGQALVPWGLRSILNWVSHRYGGALPIIVTASGVDDQAPLEDKLRQHYLRSYLQEALKAQQLDGVNLQGFYMWKLQDRHVPQFGLFTSTNHQSKAKASVAVYREIITHSGFPEDDTALTCRFSELHERCSVCAWMLKNKTMLVFGGCLLITAVMMAALIISVIVAKRNQARGEGRRTDRMHRRRRRGKRVPVFSCPPVVKCKR